A stretch of Henckelia pumila isolate YLH828 chromosome 4, ASM3356847v2, whole genome shotgun sequence DNA encodes these proteins:
- the LOC140862468 gene encoding uncharacterized protein, which yields MYALNQYQALEENERFISSKFCLCSIPAFVLIDIGASYSFISTRFVKRHWLSYVSLDVVLSVSTQIGHLALAKQQVIGCPLEFEGNELIANLMILAMEDSDCVLGLDLLTTYRAQMDCY from the coding sequence ATGTACGCACTGAATCAGTATCAGGCTTTGGAGGAGAATGAAAGGTTCATTTCAAGTAAATTTTGTTTATGTAGCATTCCTGCTTTCGTTCTCATTGATATTGGTGCATCTTATTCCTTCATTTCTACACGATTTGTTAAGCGTCATTGGTTGTCCTACGTGTCTCTAGATGTGGTACTTTCTGTATCTACCCAAATAGGACATTTAGCTTTGGCCAAGCAACAAGTCATTGGATGTCCTTTAGAATTCGAGGGTAATGAGTTGATCGCGAATCTAATGATTTTAGCAATGGAGGATTCCGACTGTGTCTTGGGTTTAGATTTATTGACGACCTACCGTGCTCAAATGGACTGTTACTAG